From Danio rerio strain Tuebingen ecotype United States chromosome 7, GRCz12tu, whole genome shotgun sequence, the proteins below share one genomic window:
- the znf143a gene encoding zinc finger protein 143a (The RefSeq protein has 1 substitution compared to this genomic sequence) produces MLLAQINQSADFQHEDDSQEVTLCLTETVGIADCDQSMDTVSLQAVTLSDGSTAYIPHNPQDNSIVEGQVIQLEDGSSAYVQHIAVPKADEPNNWMGSSVCDVVGNESLRLEDAQTVQLEDGTTAYIHHTTKDVYEPSTLQAVQLEDGSTAYIQHAVQVSQPNTILAIQANGTVADLHTDAAIDQETMNALEQYTTKIEEIDSYTNPELISNDPQGVVEMQIVLQGQGIRRNVQSPGEKCFRCNYDGCGKLYTTANHLKVHERAHTGDKPYCCDLPGCGKKFATGYGLKSHIRTHTGEKPYRCQELDCKKSFKTSGDLQKHTRIHTGEKPFLCPFPGCGRSFTTSNICKVHVRTHTGEKPYHCPEPGCNRAFASATNYKNHIRIHTGERPYVCTVPGCDKRFTEYSSLYKHNVVHTPCKPYKCNHCGKTYKQISTLVMHKRSAHNDSEPIEEEMEGYFEPPSEAIDDPSLSVSPVKCEDSGPEMTSEISDVSEQQHVTLITQDGGSQAIGNAITMVTQDGSMITIPPTESLLASAEAHSVTVATEDGTERQMAIMMPELTSRNTQDGLSAHPITLLATSNGTQIAVQLSEQTSLEEALRIASSLQAEEAELAD; encoded by the exons ATGCTGCTGGCTCAGATAAATCAGTCAGCAGATTTCCAGCATGAGGATGATTCTCAGGAGGTCACGCTCTGCCTAACGGAGACTGTGGGGATTGCAG attgTGATCAGAGCATGGACACGGTCAGTTTGCAGGCTGTGACTTTATCAGACGGCTCCACTGCATATATACCTCACAATCCTCAAG ACAACAGTATAGTTGAAGGCCAGGTGATCCAGTTAGAAGATGGCTCCTCTGCTTATGTGCAACACATTGCGGTTCCAAAAGCAG ATGAGCCAAACAACTGGATGGGCTCCTCTGTCTGTGATGTTGTTGGTAATGAGAGTTTGAGACTGGAGGATGCTCAGACCGTTCAGCTGGAAGATGGAACTACTGCCTATATCCACCACACCACAAAAG ATGTGTATGAACCCAGTACACTGCAGGCGGTGCAGTTAGAGGACGGTTCCACTGCTTATATTCAGCATGCCGTTCAGGTGTCACAGCCAAACACCATTCTGGCCATCCAGGCAAATGGCACAGTAGCAGATTTACACACGGATGCAGCCATTGACCAGGAAACAATGAATGCTTTGGAGCAGTACACGACCAAG ATTGAGGAAATTGACTCGTACACAAACCCTGAGCTGATCAGCAATGATCCTCAAGGTGTTGTGGAGATGCAG ATTGTTCTTCAGGGTCAAGGAATTCGGCGTAATGTGCAGTCGCCCGGGGAGAAATGTTTCCGGTGTAATTATGACGGATGCGGAAAGCTTTACACCACTGCTAATCATCTTAAG gtacatGAAAGAGCACATACAGGGGACAAGCCATACTGTTGTGACTTACCTGGCTGTGGAAAAAAGTTTGCaacag GTTATGGTCTGAAAAGTCACATCAGGacacacactggagaaaaaccgtaTCGCTGTCAGGAGCTGGACTGTAAAAAATCTTTCAAGACCTCAGGGGACCTTCAAAAACACACCAGAATACACACGG GAGAGAAGCCATTTCTATGTCCTTTCCCGGGCTGTGGGCGATCCTTCACTACCTCAAACATCTGTAAAGTGCATGTTCGCACGCACACAGGAGAGAAACCGTACCACTGCCCAGAGCCAGGCTGTAATCGGGCCTTTGCCAGCGCAACGAATTACAAGAACCACATACGGATCCATACAG GTGAGAGGCCGTACGTTTGCACAGTTCCTGGTTGTGACAAGCGCTTCACGGAGTACTCAAGTCTATACAAGCATAATGTAGTGCACACTCCCTGCAAACCCTACAAGTGCAATCACTGTGGAAAAACCTACAAGCAGATTTCCACACTGGTCATGCACAAGCGCTCCGCACACAACGACTCCGAGCCTATAGAAGAGGAGATGGAGGGCTATTTTGAGCCACCTTCAG aggCTATAGATGACCCGTCCCTCAGCGTCAGCCCGGTGAAGTGTGAAGACTCTGGTCCTGAAATGACTTCTGAAATCTCAGATGTCAGCGAACAACAGCACGTAACGCTTATCACACAGGATGGAGGTTCACAG gctATTGGAAATGCAATCACTATGGTGACACAAGATGGCAGTATGATCACCATCCCACCCACTGAATCTTTGCTGGCATCAGCGGAGGCTCATTCAGTTACTGTAGCCACAGAGGATGGGACTGAAAGACAG ATGACTATTATGATGCCTGAATTAACATCTAGGAACACACAGGATGGATTATCAGCACATCCCATCACACTTCTGGCTACTTCTAATGGCACACAGATTGCTGTTCAG CTCAGTGAACAGACTTCGCTGGAAGAAGCTTTGAGAATAGCATCATCATTACAGGCAGAAGAAGCGGAGCTGGCTGATTAA
- the znf143a gene encoding zinc finger protein 143a isoform X1 has translation MLLAQINQSADFQHEDDSQEVTLCLTETVGIADCDQSMDTVSLQAVTLSDGSTAYIPHNPQDNSIVEGQVIQLEDGSSAYVQHIAVPKADEPNNWMGSSVCDVVGNESLRLEDAQTVQLEDGTTAYIHHTTKDVYEPSTLQAVQLEDGSTAYIQHAVQVSQPNTILAIQANGTVADLHTDAAIDQETMNALEQYTTKIEEIDSYTNPELISNDPQGVVEMQIVLQGQGIRRNVQSPGEKCFRCNYDGCGKLYTTANHLKVHERAHTGDKPYCCDLPGCGKKFATGYGLKSHIRTHTGEKPYRCQELDCKKSFKTSGDLQKHTRIHTGEKPFLCPFPGCGRSFTTSNICKVHVRTHTGEKPYHCPEPGCNRAFASATNYKNHIRIHTGERPYVCTVPGCDKRFTEYSSLYKHNVVHTPCKPYKCNHCGKTYKQISTLVMHKRSAHNDSEPIEEEMEGYFEPPSEAIDDPSLSVSPVKCEDSGPEMTSEISDVSEQQHVTLITQDGGSQAIGNAITMVTQDGSMITIPPTESLLASAEAHSVTVATEDGTERQMTIMMPELTSRNTQDGLSAHPITLLATSNGTQIAVQLSEQTSLEEALRIASSLQAEEAELAD, from the exons ATGCTGCTGGCTCAGATAAATCAGTCAGCAGATTTCCAGCATGAGGATGATTCTCAGGAGGTCACGCTCTGCCTAACGGAGACTGTGGGGATTGCAG attgTGATCAGAGCATGGACACGGTCAGTTTGCAGGCTGTGACTTTATCAGACGGCTCCACTGCATATATACCTCACAATCCTCAAG ACAACAGTATAGTTGAAGGCCAGGTGATCCAGTTAGAAGATGGCTCCTCTGCTTATGTGCAACACATTGCGGTTCCAAAAGCAG ATGAGCCAAACAACTGGATGGGCTCCTCTGTCTGTGATGTTGTTGGTAATGAGAGTTTGAGACTGGAGGATGCTCAGACCGTTCAGCTGGAAGATGGAACTACTGCCTATATCCACCACACCACAAAAG ATGTGTATGAACCCAGTACACTGCAGGCGGTGCAGTTAGAGGACGGTTCCACTGCTTATATTCAGCATGCCGTTCAGGTGTCACAGCCAAACACCATTCTGGCCATCCAGGCAAATGGCACAGTAGCAGATTTACACACGGATGCAGCCATTGACCAGGAAACAATGAATGCTTTGGAGCAGTACACGACCAAG ATTGAGGAAATTGACTCGTACACAAACCCTGAGCTGATCAGCAATGATCCTCAAGGTGTTGTGGAGATGCAG ATTGTTCTTCAGGGTCAAGGAATTCGGCGTAATGTGCAGTCGCCCGGGGAGAAATGTTTCCGGTGTAATTATGACGGATGCGGAAAGCTTTACACCACTGCTAATCATCTTAAG gtacatGAAAGAGCACATACAGGGGACAAGCCATACTGTTGTGACTTACCTGGCTGTGGAAAAAAGTTTGCaacag GTTATGGTCTGAAAAGTCACATCAGGacacacactggagaaaaaccgtaTCGCTGTCAGGAGCTGGACTGTAAAAAATCTTTCAAGACCTCAGGGGACCTTCAAAAACACACCAGAATACACACGG GAGAGAAGCCATTTCTATGTCCTTTCCCGGGCTGTGGGCGATCCTTCACTACCTCAAACATCTGTAAAGTGCATGTTCGCACGCACACAGGAGAGAAACCGTACCACTGCCCAGAGCCAGGCTGTAATCGGGCCTTTGCCAGCGCAACGAATTACAAGAACCACATACGGATCCATACAG GTGAGAGGCCGTACGTTTGCACAGTTCCTGGTTGTGACAAGCGCTTCACGGAGTACTCAAGTCTATACAAGCATAATGTAGTGCACACTCCCTGCAAACCCTACAAGTGCAATCACTGTGGAAAAACCTACAAGCAGATTTCCACACTGGTCATGCACAAGCGCTCCGCACACAACGACTCCGAGCCTATAGAAGAGGAGATGGAGGGCTATTTTGAGCCACCTTCAG aggCTATAGATGACCCGTCCCTCAGCGTCAGCCCGGTGAAGTGTGAAGACTCTGGTCCTGAAATGACTTCTGAAATCTCAGATGTCAGCGAACAACAGCACGTAACGCTTATCACACAGGATGGAGGTTCACAG gctATTGGAAATGCAATCACTATGGTGACACAAGATGGCAGTATGATCACCATCCCACCCACTGAATCTTTGCTGGCATCAGCGGAGGCTCATTCAGTTACTGTAGCCACAGAGGATGGGACTGAAAGACAG ATGACTATTATGATGCCTGAATTAACATCTAGGAACACACAGGATGGATTATCAGCACATCCCATCACACTTCTGGCTACTTCTAATGGCACACAGATTGCTGTTCAG CTCAGTGAACAGACTTCGCTGGAAGAAGCTTTGAGAATAGCATCATCATTACAGGCAGAAGAAGCGGAGCTGGCTGATTAA